The following are from one region of the Oryzias melastigma strain HK-1 linkage group LG22, ASM292280v2, whole genome shotgun sequence genome:
- the LOC112156231 gene encoding sodium-dependent multivitamin transporter isoform X1, which yields MAFPALQLALALSCIMGLVMFAHHCDQDVSAGLGGASRDAMVIYFVMDMLRGVQGLPGLFVACLFSAALSTISSAFNSLATVTMEDLIKPQFPAMSEERATLLSKSLALSYGLLCLVMAYLTHLMGDSVLQVALKIFGMVGGPVLGLFCLGMFFPWANATGAGTGLAAGLAAALWVGIGSIVTRSGAGRTLPVNCSAVTPSHNSSAVGGAVLREPSALQRFYSLSYMWYSGFSCVSVVLVGLAVSFLTGPMKEEDLTPGTVFPLFGSVLRFLPDELKFCCGDRLTTSLPERPEPPHKTAKGLPALEDAGETASFLPDVHSLFVEYETAV from the exons ATGGCGTTTCCCGCCCTGCAGCTGGCTCTGGCTCTCAGCTGCATCATGGGACTCGTCATGTTTGCTCATCACTGCGACCAGGACGTCTCTGCTGGTCTGGGCGGCGCCTCCAGAGATGCA ATGGTCATCTACTTCGTGATGGACATGCTGCGGGGCGTGCAGGGGCTGCCCGGACTCTTCGTCGCCTGTCTGTTCAGTGCGGCGCTCAG CACCATCTCCTCGGCCTTCAACTCTCTGGCCACGGTGACCATGGAGGACCTCATCAAGCCGCAGTTCCCCGCCATGTCAGAGGAGCGAGCGACTCTGCTGTCCAAGTCTTTAG CGCTCTCCTACGGCCTCCTGTGTCTGGTCATGGCCTACCTGACTCACCTGATGGGGGATTCGGTTCTGCAG GTGGCTCTGAAGATCTTCGGGATGGTGGGGGGTCCAGTTCTCGGGCTCTTCTGTCTGGGGATGTTCTTTCCATGGGCCAACGCCACC GGCGCAGGAACCGGTCTGGCTGCTGGTCTGGCTGCGGCCTTGTGGGTCGGCATCGGGAGCATCGTGACCCGCAGCGGCGCCGGCAGGACGCTGCCCGTGAACTGCAGCGCCGTCACGCCGTCACACAACTCGTCTGCGGTCGGGGGGGCTGTGCTGAG GGAGCCGAGCGCCCTGCAGCGGTTCTACTCGCTGTCCTACATGTGGTACAGCGGCTTCAGCTGCGTCAGCGTGGTTCTGGTGGGGCTGGCCGTCAGCTTCCTCACAG GTCCGATGAAGGAGGAGGACCTGACTCCAGGAACCGTCTTCCCTCTGTTCGGGTCCGTTCTCCGTTTCCTGCCTGACGAGCTGAAGTTCTGCTGCGGGGACCGACTGACCACGTCT CTGCCGGAGCGTCCAGAACCTCCTCACAAAACCGCCAAAGGGCTTCCCGCCCTGGAGGACGCCGGAGAGACGGCGAGTTTCCTCCCAGACGTCCACTCGCTGTTTGTGGAGTATGAGACGGCGGTGTGA
- the LOC112156149 gene encoding ankyrin repeat domain-containing protein 66 isoform X1, with the protein MTELHQAAAAGDFKKVQELLTQPGCSPNLRDADWSNTTALHWAAREGHTETVRLLIQHGARPSLRTRDGWTPAHCAAEFGRLSVLRLLHSFHAPIDQEDHCGDRPLRIAQVYGHQDCVNFLRTAELECQAHREKAAELGLSLDDTDEEWAEQRGGGVGGAMRRRSGRGTDEEWGEQ; encoded by the exons ATGACGGAGCTTCATCAGGCGGCCGCCGCGGGAGATTTCAAGAAggtgcaggagctgctgacccAACCGGGCTGCTCTCCGAACCTCAGGGACGCGGACTGGAGCAACACGACGGCTCTGCACTGGGCGGCGCGGGAAG GTCACACAGAAACCGTGCGGCTCCTCATCCAGCACGGCGCCAGGCCGAGTCTGAGGACGCGGGACGGATGGACCCCCGCCCATTGCGCCGCCGAGTTCGGTCGGTTGTCCGTGCTGCGCCTGCTGCACTCCTTCCACGCCCCCATAGACCAGGAGGACCACTGCGGGGACAGACCGCTGAGGATAGCTCAGGTCTACGGACACCAAGACTGCGTCAACTTCCTCAGAAC AGCAGAGCTGGAGTGTCAGGCCCACCGAGAGAAGGCAGCGGAGCTGGGACTCTCACTGGATGACACAGACGAGGAGTGGGCGGAGCaacgaggaggaggagtgggCGGGGcaatgaggaggaggagtgggcGGGGCACAGATGAGGAGTGGGGGGAGCAATGA
- the LOC112156149 gene encoding ankyrin repeat domain-containing protein 66 isoform X2 codes for MTELHQAAAAGDFKKVQELLTQPGCSPNLRDADWSNTTALHWAAREGHTETVRLLIQHGARPSLRTRDGWTPAHCAAEFGRLSVLRLLHSFHAPIDQEDHCGDRPLRIAQVYGHQDCVNFLRTAGVSGPPREGSGAGTLTG; via the exons ATGACGGAGCTTCATCAGGCGGCCGCCGCGGGAGATTTCAAGAAggtgcaggagctgctgacccAACCGGGCTGCTCTCCGAACCTCAGGGACGCGGACTGGAGCAACACGACGGCTCTGCACTGGGCGGCGCGGGAAG GTCACACAGAAACCGTGCGGCTCCTCATCCAGCACGGCGCCAGGCCGAGTCTGAGGACGCGGGACGGATGGACCCCCGCCCATTGCGCCGCCGAGTTCGGTCGGTTGTCCGTGCTGCGCCTGCTGCACTCCTTCCACGCCCCCATAGACCAGGAGGACCACTGCGGGGACAGACCGCTGAGGATAGCTCAGGTCTACGGACACCAAGACTGCGTCAACTTCCTCAGAAC AGCTGGAGTGTCAGGCCCACCGAGAGAAGGCAGCGGAGCTGGGACTCTCACTGGATGA
- the LOC112156231 gene encoding sodium-dependent multivitamin transporter isoform X2, with protein MAFPALQLALALSCIMGLVMFAHHCDQDVSAGLGGASRDAMVIYFVMDMLRGVQGLPGLFVACLFSAALSTISSAFNSLATVTMEDLIKPQFPAMSEERATLLSKSLALSYGLLCLVMAYLTHLMGDSVLQVALKIFGMVGGPVLGLFCLGMFFPWANATGAGTGLAAGLAAALWVGIGSIVTRSGAGRTLPVNCSAVTPSHNSSAVGGAVLREPSALQRFYSLSYMWYSGFSCVSVVLVGLAVSFLTGGGPDSRNRLPSVRVRSPFPA; from the exons ATGGCGTTTCCCGCCCTGCAGCTGGCTCTGGCTCTCAGCTGCATCATGGGACTCGTCATGTTTGCTCATCACTGCGACCAGGACGTCTCTGCTGGTCTGGGCGGCGCCTCCAGAGATGCA ATGGTCATCTACTTCGTGATGGACATGCTGCGGGGCGTGCAGGGGCTGCCCGGACTCTTCGTCGCCTGTCTGTTCAGTGCGGCGCTCAG CACCATCTCCTCGGCCTTCAACTCTCTGGCCACGGTGACCATGGAGGACCTCATCAAGCCGCAGTTCCCCGCCATGTCAGAGGAGCGAGCGACTCTGCTGTCCAAGTCTTTAG CGCTCTCCTACGGCCTCCTGTGTCTGGTCATGGCCTACCTGACTCACCTGATGGGGGATTCGGTTCTGCAG GTGGCTCTGAAGATCTTCGGGATGGTGGGGGGTCCAGTTCTCGGGCTCTTCTGTCTGGGGATGTTCTTTCCATGGGCCAACGCCACC GGCGCAGGAACCGGTCTGGCTGCTGGTCTGGCTGCGGCCTTGTGGGTCGGCATCGGGAGCATCGTGACCCGCAGCGGCGCCGGCAGGACGCTGCCCGTGAACTGCAGCGCCGTCACGCCGTCACACAACTCGTCTGCGGTCGGGGGGGCTGTGCTGAG GGAGCCGAGCGCCCTGCAGCGGTTCTACTCGCTGTCCTACATGTGGTACAGCGGCTTCAGCTGCGTCAGCGTGGTTCTGGTGGGGCTGGCCGTCAGCTTCCTCACAG GAGGAGGACCTGACTCCAGGAACCGTCTTCCCTCTGTTCGGGTCCGTTCTCCGTTTCCTGCCTGA
- the adgrf3a gene encoding adhesion G protein-coupled receptor F5 has product MLLFRLLLLLSLTFCQAAAKANSTQVYYTKMTIDRNALDLIINELAAFECNDGNKLITQVHMTTSCTKGEKNQVCVCSEGNKWSNQVIQNYKDSCNETVCTLPNDSTHTCMSNRTVKVAGSITLSDESSKHFKDCLQPNTTSLYIECKKKVESALKTIYSTLNGLDTFTIVEFRAGSIIVDFEMTVVNSITAQELLDRSNNLNISSSMALETTGMVTVTVPDRMVPYQDNDKVICKTVEDFNQDVTWTLRRDGLSFSIFDGTVSKLTKESSTEFHVKLDKVDKHWTGEYDCSFIEKKPNITLTHRAKATIDICLKPDIINSVEPAFPLCTSDTQLLFVTVKCQIMKSIEKYNVTWPVDYSINPLSNDSNTLTYSARKLIDCSNPTVPTGSCNFTNRCNQTQESTFDINVIRNGEKYCKQENEWQNTKEGFTAVLNCKGMAGVRKRGCSLGGTWGKEVSECLVLSLQNVLEKALISDSGLGNLENNTAEVLQKFSNLTKMEDLNTQANINASVSVYGVLNEKISVIQNVTTVENFLDSSSNLLNKSLESSWRSSLPPYTQGGNGSIVAENYLLSVEKLIQKSNIRTDSEKENLIVKNCTDGKCVDLFNISVSLTASVSGDIKTVAYKYLQNYLPNNDSERTINSLVVSTAANVTGEMSIVIDFQLQSPRPRDVELICVFWDSNTHAWSDEGCSWEGPFSEGRCVCTHLSSFAILMSKTPLRVPALSLLTTVGLSISIASLIIILAIEMTVWKQVVKTNTLYLRHTAQVNISVCLLVADICFLASSKPDGKESHGQTTVWCRIFAVMMHFCYLAMFFWMLALSTTLLHQAVFLFHKVSKKTYLRFSIFLGYICPLLIVFITFLANNAGAEGSYFSEDTCWLVYAGLLKGSIFTFILPVGIIVFFNIFSMLVVIMKLLEHHKNDDTQTDKEKAAAKTVIRSVVLLTPIFGVTWGFGLAMMILDLTSGPVAYAINYIFIILNAFQGFYILLTTCLRDKMTREALLSRFKKKNVTTMSTSTVKTETSWKK; this is encoded by the exons ATGCTGCTCTtcaggctcctcctccttctgtctCTGACCTTCTGCCAG GCTGCAGCAAAAG CAAACTCCACCCAAGTTTACTACACAAAAATGACCATCGACAGAAACGCGCTGGACCTCATCATAAATGAACTAGCGGCGTTTGAGTGTAACGATGGGAACAAGCTCATCACCCAAGTCCACATGACCACAA GCTGCACCAAAGGAGAGAAGAACCAGGTCTGTGTCTGCAGTGAAGGCAACAAATGGAGCAACCAGGTCATTCAGAACTACAAGGACAGTTGTAACGAGACTGTGTGCACGCTGCCCAATGACTCCACCCACACCTGCATGTCCAACAGAACAG TGAAAGTCGCCGGATCGATCACTTTATCTGATGAATCGTCAAAGCATTTTAAGGATTGTCTGCAGCCGAACACCACGTCTCTATACATCGAATGCAAAAAGAAAGTGGAGTCCGCT TTAAAGACGATCTACAGCACTCTGAATGGCCTGGACACTTTCACCATCGTAGAGTTCAG ggcTGGAAGTATCATCGTAGACTTTGAAATGACCGTCGTCAACAGCATCACGGCACAGGAACTGTTGGATAGATCCAACAACCTGAACATTTCAAGCTCCATGGCTCTGGAGACCACAG GGATGGTCACCGTCACCGTGCCAGACCGTATGGTGCCTTACCAGGACAATGACAAGGTCATCTGCAAGACAGTTGAGGATTTTAACCAGGATGTGACGTGGACGCTGAGAAGAGATGGTttgagcttcagcatctttgACGGAACAgtctcaaaacttacaaaagagTCCTCAACGGAATTCCACGTCAAGCTGGATAAAGTCGACAAACATTGGACAG GAGAATACGACTGCAGCTTCATTGAGAAAAAACCCAACATCACCCTGACGCACAGAGCCAAGGCCACCATAGACATCTGCCTGAAGCCAGACATCATCAACTCTGTGGAACCGGCTTTCCCTCTCTGCACAAGCGACACACAACTTCTGTTTGTGACGGTCAAATGCCAAATCATGAAAAGCATCGAGAAATATAATGTGACATGGCCGGTGGATTACTCAATAAACCCACTGTCTAACG ATTCGAACACGCTGACGTACTCAGCCCGAAAACTAATAGACTGTTCCAACCCCACGGTTCCTACAGGCTCTTGTAACTTTACAAACAGATGTAACCAAACCCAAGAAAGTACATTCGACATTAATGTCATTAGAA ACGGTGAGAAGTATTGCAAGCAGGAGAATGAATGGCAAAACACCAAGGAAGGTTTCACAGCTGTGCTGAACTGCAAAGGCATGGCTGGAGTAAGAAAACGAGGCTGCAG CCTTGGGGGAACGTGGGGGAAAGAGGTCTCTGAATGCCTGGTCTTATCTCTGCAGAATGTGCTGGAAAAAGCCCTG ATCTCTGACAGTGGACTTGGCAATCTGGAAAACAATACAGCAGAAGTCCTGCAGAAATTCAGTAACCTCACCAAGATGGAGGACCTGAACACTCAAGCCAACATAAACGCCTCCGTGTCCGTTTATGGCGTGTTGAACGAAAAGATATCCGTCATACAAAACGTGACGACCGTCGAG aactTCCTGGACTCTTCCAGTAACCTGCTAAACAAAAGTCTGGAGAGTTCCTGGCGCAGTAGTTTGCCTCCTTATACTCAGGGGGGAAATGGTTCCATTGTGGCTGAAAACTATTTGTTGTCAGTTGAGAAATTGATACAGAAATCGAACATAAGGACGGACAGTGAGAAGGAAAACCTCATTGTGAAGAATTGCACTGATGGAAAATGTGTCGACCTCTTCAACATCAGTGTCAGTCTCACTGCTTCAGTCAGTGGAGACATTAAAACCGTCGCATACAAGTATCTGCAGAATTACCTGCCAAACAACGATAGCGAGCGGACCATCAACAGTCTGGTTGTGTCCACAGCTGCTAATGTCACCGGGGAAATGAGCATTGTCATTGATTTCCAGTTGCAAAGCCCAAGGCCGCGGGATGTTGAGTTGATTTGTGTGTTCTGGGACAGCAACACACATGCATGGTCAGACGAGGGATGCTCATGGGAAGGTCCTTTCTCAGAGGGGCGATGCGTCTGCACGCACCTGTCCTCGTTTGCCATCCTCATGTCCAAAACTCCCCTGAGGGTCCCAGCTTTGAGCCTTTTGACCACGGTCGGCCTGTCCATATCCATCGCATCCCTCATCATCATTCTTGCCATAGAGATGACCGTCTGGAAACAGGTGGTCAAGACCAACACTCTGTATCTACGCCACACGGCCCAGGTCAACATCTCTGTGTGCTTGCTGGTGGCAGACATCTGCTTCCTGGCCTCCTCTAAGCCTGATGGGAAGGAAAGCCATGGACAGACCACCGTCTGGTGCAGGATCTTCGCAGTGATGATGCACTTCTGCTATCTGGCCATGTTCTTCTGGATGTTGGCTCTAAGCACCACCCTCCTTCATCAAGCTGTGTTCTTGTTCCATAAGGTCAGCAAGAAAACCTACCTGCGCTTCTCCATCTTCCTGGGCTACATTTGCCCTCTGCTCATCGTCTTCATCACCTTTCTTGCCAACAACGCTGGAGCTGAGGGCTCATACTTCTCAGAAGACACCTGCTGGCTGGTCTACGCCGGGCTTTTGAAGGGCTCCATATTCACATTCATCCTTCCCGTGGGCATCATTGTCTTCTTTAACATATTTTCCATGCTGGTGGTCATCATGAAGCTTCTGGAGCATCACAAAAACGATGACACTCAAACCGATAAGGAAAAAGCTGCAGCCAAAACCGTCATAAGATCCGTGGTTCTCCTGACTCCCATCTTTGGCGTGACCTGGGGTTTCGGGCTGGCGATGATGATCCTCGACCTCACCTCTGGACCTGTTGCTTATGCCATCAATTACATCTTCATCATTCTTAACGCCTTCCAG GGTTTCTACATCCTGCTGACGACATGCCTGCGCGACAAAATG ACTCGTGAAGCTCTACTATCTCGTTTCAAGAAAAAG AATGTGACGACCATGAGTACAAGTACCGTCAAGACCGAGACATCGTGGAAGAAGTGA